One window of the Natrinema sp. CBA1119 genome contains the following:
- a CDS encoding plastocyanin, which produces MARSRTSTRRQWLRRGTSLGLVGLAGCLNPFADSTGIEFPPGLSADGVDDSDALLEAHEAAVTATSFTGEYDRQLSVDVPEIDDSRESPVTMDAFEIRAEPSAERVVRSRRGGSPTPSLERVVYIDGDHRATDYPGPLEQESAADLIEDSLEPIGDWLLEAVAEYRGTRSNETGPLHEYRLSGIDSELIPRGFPDGETDGDGLVLVDERGRIHRYRTTQSGQNDEITMELEVEFEFGRFGETTVEEPAGVDAVGPDGHQVIEPGTRIELEAQTDWVAVAPSKIEGFENPPFALEEGESYEIGWTAGDGGTHNLEIVDADGTVVGDLATEQIHGEDGERWFEFTATEEMAAYRCGSDESSAVGTIAVH; this is translated from the coding sequence ATGGCTCGCTCTCGAACGTCGACTCGACGACAGTGGCTCCGCCGCGGGACCTCACTCGGCCTCGTCGGTCTGGCAGGGTGTCTGAATCCGTTCGCCGACTCGACGGGCATCGAATTTCCACCCGGGCTGAGCGCCGACGGCGTCGACGATTCCGACGCGCTCCTCGAGGCGCACGAAGCGGCCGTGACGGCGACGTCTTTCACCGGCGAATACGACCGTCAGCTCTCCGTCGATGTTCCGGAGATCGATGACTCCAGGGAGTCACCGGTGACGATGGACGCGTTCGAGATCCGGGCCGAACCGAGCGCGGAACGCGTCGTGCGATCGCGGCGCGGAGGGAGTCCCACCCCCTCGCTGGAGCGGGTGGTCTACATCGACGGCGACCATCGAGCGACCGATTATCCGGGTCCCCTCGAACAGGAATCGGCAGCGGACCTCATCGAGGACTCGCTCGAGCCGATCGGTGACTGGCTGCTCGAGGCCGTCGCCGAATACCGTGGAACGCGATCGAACGAGACGGGTCCCCTTCACGAGTACCGTCTGTCGGGGATCGATTCCGAGCTGATCCCGCGAGGGTTTCCGGACGGAGAGACCGACGGTGACGGACTCGTTCTCGTCGACGAGAGGGGCCGAATTCATCGGTATCGAACGACACAGAGCGGGCAAAACGATGAGATCACGATGGAGCTCGAGGTCGAATTCGAATTCGGTCGGTTCGGAGAGACGACCGTCGAAGAACCCGCAGGGGTCGATGCGGTCGGGCCGGACGGCCATCAGGTGATCGAGCCGGGAACGCGGATCGAACTCGAGGCACAGACCGACTGGGTCGCCGTTGCGCCGTCGAAGATCGAGGGGTTCGAGAACCCGCCGTTCGCACTCGAGGAGGGCGAATCCTACGAGATCGGGTGGACTGCGGGAGACGGTGGAACGCACAATCTCGAGATCGTGGATGCAGACGGGACCGTCGTCGGCGATCTCGCGACCGAGCAGATCCACGGGGAAGACGGCGAACGGTGGTTCGAATTTACCGCGACCGAGGAGATGGCTGCATACAGATGTGGGTCGGACGAGTCGAGTGCGGTGGGAACGATCGCAGTTCACTAA